A genomic window from Gossypium hirsutum isolate 1008001.06 chromosome D12, Gossypium_hirsutum_v2.1, whole genome shotgun sequence includes:
- the LOC121224533 gene encoding uncharacterized protein: MESTALNGRMARWQILLSEFDIVYLSQKAIKGSAIADFLASRALEDYEPLDFYFLNEDLMYVANAEEDPQENHSWRLNFDGASNALGNGIGAILVSPNGDYHPFTSKLDFDSTNNMAEYEACIMGIRATIERKIKTLEVYGDSTLVIYQLRGEWETRDPKLIHYRRLLEDMKPIQISIYEIPAHCYSIEEVENDNRPWYQDILQYVKNREYPD; encoded by the exons ATGGAGTCGACAgcattgaatggaagaatggctagatggcaaatccTGCTCTCTGAGTTTGATATAGTATATCTGAGTCAGAAGGCCATCaaggggagtgcaatagcagatttcttggctagCAGAGCTTTGGAAGATTATGAACCTTTGGACTTTTATTTCCTgaatgaagatttgatgtatgtggcaaatgcTGAAGAGGATCCCCAAGAAAATCACTCTTGGAGATTAAACTTTGATGGAGCATCGAATGCACTAGGCAATGGGATTGGGGCAATCCTGGTGTCTCCGAATGGAGATTatcatcctttcaccagtaaattaGACTTTGATAGCACTAAtaacatggctgagtatgaagcctGCATCATGGGTATACGGGCAACCATAGAGAGGAAAATCAAGACATTAGAGGTGTACGGAGACTCAACATTGGTAATATACCAGCTAAGAggggaatgggagacaagagaccctaaaTTGATTCATTATCGGAGATTG TTAGAGGACATGAAgcccattcaaattagtatttatgagatccCAGCCCACTGTTACAGCATTGAAGAAGTGGAGAATGATAATCGTCCCTGGTACCAAGATATAttgcaatatgtgaagaatcgcgaATATCCTGATTAG